The DNA sequence AATGCAGAAATTGATGATAAACAGCTTGTTAGAGTTGAATCAATAATTCAATCAATGACAAAGGAAGAAAGATCAAAACCTAAAATTTTGAATGGAAGCAGAAGAAAAAGAATAGCAAGAGGAAGCGGAAATTCGATACAAGATGTAAATCGTCTTATTAAACAATATGACGAAATGCAAAAAATGATGAAACAATTTAATTCCAAAGGTGGAAAAAAACTCCTTGGAAATCTAAATAATTTGAAATATAATTAATGTAATATATCGGAGGATAATTTAATTTGGCAGTAAAGTTAAGATTATTAAGAATGGGCAAAAAAAGACAACCTATTTATAAAGTTGTGGCAGCAGATGTTCGTTCACCAAGAGATGGAAAGTATATTGAAGCTATTGGGTCTTATAATCCCAAAAGCGATCCGGCATCAGTTGAACTAAATGAAGAAAGAGTTCTTTATTGGTTAAATTGTGGTGCTCAGCCAACAATTACAGTTAAAACTTTGTTAAATAAAGAAGGAATTTTACTTAAAAAAGAACTTAAAAAACAAGGTCTTGCAGAAAGTGAAATAGCTTCAAAGTTTGAAGAATGGAAGAATGTTAAAAATTCTGTTTTAGCTGATAAAAAGGTAAAAGCTGATAATAAGAAATTAGAAAAAGCTGAAGCTGAAAAGAAAAAATTAGCGCAAGAATTGAAAGAGAAAGAAGCTGAATTAACAGAAGTTAAGGATACCGCTTCTGGGGAAGTTTCTTAAAAGAAAATTAAACAATATCTTTTAGTGTAATTTTCAATTAGGAACTTTGTGTAATTAAAAGAGTATCCTATTCTCAAATTTATCTAAAGGTAGTCTCATGAAAGAATTCGTTGAATTTATAGCTAAGCACTTGGTCGATAGTCCTGATGGTGTAAGCATCCAGGAATCTATTCCCAACGAAAATACTGTAGAGCTTACCCTTAAAGTTAGTGCTGATGATGTTGGTAAAGTCATTGGTAAACAAGGTAAGACTGCTCAAGCAATGAGAACTCTTCTTACAGCGATTGCTGCAAAAGAAGGAAAAAGAGCGATACTAAAAATTCTTGACTAATTGATTGAATGATTTTTTTTTAATAGCGGAAATCATTGATATTTATAGTTCTGATGGTTCTGTTATTATAAAATCTTTCTCTGATTTTCCGGAGCGTTTTTTAAAGCTTAAGAAAGTCTATATTGATTTTTTTGGCAAAAAAAAAGAATTAACGGTTGTTAAATCCAAAAAGATCAATGAAAATTTTGTATTAAAATTTGAAAAATTTAATACAGCCGATGATGTACGATTTTTAGTAAATAAAAATTTGTACGTGGATACTGATAATCTCTTTAAACTTCCGGAAGATTCCTTCTATATTCATGATCTAATTGAAAGTGAAGTTTATTTGGGATCAGTGTTCTTTGGAAAAATGATAGATATTATAAAATTGCAAAATAATGATGTTTATGTAATTTTGAACAATAACGGCGAGGAAGTATTAATTCCTGCTATTCAAAAATATTTTGATCGAATAGTACCTGAAGTAAAGAAAATTTATCTTTCAAAAGAAGCGGAAATATTTAAAGATGAGAATTGATATAATTTCAGCAGTTCCGGATTCCTTAGAAAGTACATTAAAGACAAGTATTATTAAACGCGCCGTTGAAAAAAAATCAGTTGAAATATTTGTTCATAATTTAAGAGATTTTGCATTTAATAAACATAAACAAATTGATGATAAACCTTTTGGCGGAGGTCCGGGAATGTTGCTCAAACCGGAACCTTTTTTTGAATGTATTGAACTTCTCAAAAAAGAACGAAATTACAATCATATAATTTTTACAACTCCAAAAGGAAAAATTTATAATCAATCATTAGCAAATAAATTTTCGCTTGCAAAAAATATTATGATTATTGCCGGGCATTATAAAGGAATTGATGATAGAGTAAGAGAAAAATTTGCAACCGATGAAATATCAATCGGTAATTTTATTTTAAGCGGCGGGGAACTGCTTGCATTGGTAATTACTGATTCTATTGTTAGAATTTTACCCGGTGCAATTGGCGATAGCGAATCAATGTTGAATGATTCATTTATGGATGGAGAAATAATAGAAGCTCCTAATTTTACACGACCGGCAGAATATAAAGGAATGAAAGTTCCAGATGTTTTACTTTCCGGCAATGAAAAAGAAATAAAATTGTGGAAAGAAGAACAATCAAAAAGTTTAACAGAAAATTGGAAAAAATAAATAGTTTGGAGTAGAAATGGATAAGTTAAAAGAACTAATTGGTGAACAAAAAACAATTGATTTCCCCGAGTTTGCATCAGGCGATAAAATTAAAGTTCACGTTAGAGTTATTGAAGGCAACAAAGAAAGAATTCAGCCTTTTGAAGGCGATGTAATAAGCATTAGAGGAACATCGACTAACAGAACTTTTACAGTTAGAAAAATTTCAAGCGGTGTTGGAGTTGAAAGAATTTTCCCAATGAACTCACCAAAAATTGCTAAAATTGAATTGGTAAGAAAAGGTAAAGTTAGACGTGCAAAATTATATTATTTAAGAAATCTTGCCGGAAAAGCTGCTCGTATAAAATCTAAAAATATATAATCGGAATTTATTAAGTCCGGTTTTGCCGGACTTTTTTTATTTTTCTAAAATGAAGTTAATAGCTCCCAATAATATTTTTTCCTCAATATTTTATTTATCAATTGAAGAAAAAAATAAACCCGAATTAATACTTAAAGATTCTTCTTTAATTCTAAAGGAATTGAACCAACATCAAAATGCGCTAGCATTTATTCCGTCTTTGGATTTGATAAATCATAAAGAATTATTTGTCTCACAAAAATTTGTTATCGCATTTGAAGCTTACATTTCAAACACCTATTTATATTTTGCTCATGATAATTTTAATAAACTTTTACTAAAAGGCGATATTAGTTCTAATGAAGTTTTACTTTCTAAAATTATTTTTAAGGAAATTTATAACATCCAGCCGGAAATTGAATTGGATATAAATGATAAATTTCATGATAATAAAAATTATCTTGTTTCGGGGAATTTAAATTGGATTAACAATAGATATAAAATTGGAACAAGTTTTTCAGAACATATTTCAGAGTTTATTGATTTTCCTTATGTGAATTATTTATTGGTTTCAAACTCAAAATCAGAACTTGAAAAATTTCATTCGTTAAATGAGAATTTAATAAATAATATTTCAAAAAATTTTGTAGAAAATGTACAAAAAATTAATTTGGGTGAAGAAATTAATGAATTCATAATTTCAAACCAAAGTACAGTTTTTTTTGATTTTAATTCAATTGCAAATGAAAGCTTTACAGAGTTGATAAATCTTTTATATTTCAGAAAAATTATTGATGATATATTTGATGTAAAATTTGTATAGAAAACCTCCCTAAAAAAGGGAGGTTAAATGTTTAATTTATTGCAGTATGAGAAACATTTAAAACATTTGGATTTCTTCGAATTGCTTCTAACATATTATTTGTAGCCGGATCAACAAGTTTCATAGTACAAAGTGCAACTAATCCGCCATCAAAAATAATATTTTCAACTTCCTCAATATTAATATTTCCTTGTCTAAGTACATCCATAATTGAAGCTAAAACTCCGGGTTTATCATAATGTTTTACAGATAATTGATAATATGAATTTGATGATTTAGCTTTATTTACCCAATGAGCAATTGTTCCGCTTTCAATATATTGCATAATTATTTTTACGGTTTCTGCGGCAACAGCATTTTGTGCTTGCTCTGTTGATGCACCAATATGGTGCGTAACATAAACATTTTCAAGTTCTTGTAATTTGGATGAAACGGCTCCATCTTTTCCTTCCGGTTCACCGTTAAATACATCAAGACATACTTTAATATTTTTTTCTTTAACTGCTTTTATTAATGCTTCTTCATTAATAACTTCTGCACGAGAAGTATTAATTAAAATTGCACCATCTTTCATATAGCTGAACATTTTATCATCAAACATTCCTTTTGTTTGAGGCGTAACTGGAAGATGCAAAGAAATTACATCGGCTAATGGTAAAATTTGATCGAATTCAGAAAAGTCTTTATACTCAACACCTTCAATTCTCGAAATATCTTTTCCGTAAACATTCATACCTATTGCGTTGGCAATAATTGCAACTTGTTTTCCAATATTTCCCATACCAACTATTGCTAATGTTTTTCCGTTTAAACCTTTTGCTTTAGAATACTTTGCTTTATTCCATATGCCATTTCTAAAATCACTAACGTTTTCCGGAATTTGTCTATCCATTGATATCATTAATCCAATTGCTAATTCTGCAACGGCATGAGCATTTTTTCCCGGACAGTTAGCAACATAAACTCCTCTTTTATTTGCAGCAGCAACGTTAATATTATTATAACCAGCTCCGGCTCTAACAACTAAATTTAAAGATTTTGATTCAAGAATAGTTTTCTCATTTACTTTTGTTGAACGAACAACAATAATATCAACATCTTTAGCGGCTTCCGGCAAATCATTTTCACCTAATTTGGGATTGTAAATTACTTCAAGATTATTTTTTCTTAATTGTTCTAAATAAACTTCTGGTAGCGAGTCAGCTATTAAAACCTTCATATCATTTGCCTCTTAAATTATTTCATCATTGGAATTTTTATATTATTTTGTTTTGCATTATTGATTGCTCTTTCATAACCCGCATCTGAATGACGAATTATTCCCATTCCGGGATCGTAAGTTAAAACTCTATTCAATCTTTCTTCGGCTTCCTTTGTTCCATCCGCAACAATTACCATTCCGGCATGAATTGATTTACCAATTCCAACACCTCCGCCGTGATGTACTGAAACCCAACTTGCACCGCCAATTGAATTCAGTAAAGCATTTAAAATTGGCCAATCTGCAATTGCATCACTGCCATCTTTCATTGCTTCAGTTTCACGATATGGCGAAGCAACCGAACCGCAATCAAGATGATCTCTACCAATAACAATTGGAGCTTTTACTTTTTTTTCTGCAACAAGTTGATTAAATATTTTTCCCATTTTAGCTCGCTCGCCATAACCCAACCAACAAATTCTTGCGGGTAAACCTTGGAAGGCAACTTTTTCTTGTGCCATTTTAATCCATCTGATTAAAGCATTATTTTCCGGGAAAGTTTCAATAATAGCATTATCTGTTTCATAAATATCTTTTGGATCACCGGAAAGGGCAGCCCAGCGAAACGGACCTTTTCCATCGCAAAAAAGTGGACGAATATAAGCCGGCACAAATCCGGGAAAATCAAATGCATTACTTACGCCATTTTCTTTTGCTTCTCCGCGAATATTATTTCCGTAATCAAAAGTAATTGAGCCGTGTTTTTGAAATTCCAACATCGCTTCAACATGTTTTACAATTGTGTGCTTTGCTCTTTTTATATATTCTGATGGATTTTCTTTTCTTAAGATTTTTGCTTCTTCAAAACTCATTCCCATTGGAACGTAACCATTTAAAGTATCATGAGCTGAAGTTTGATCTGTTAAAATATCCGGAATAATTTTTCTTTTTAATATTTCGG is a window from the Ignavibacteriota bacterium genome containing:
- the rimM gene encoding 16S rRNA processing protein RimM; its protein translation is MNDFFLIAEIIDIYSSDGSVIIKSFSDFPERFLKLKKVYIDFFGKKKELTVVKSKKINENFVLKFEKFNTADDVRFLVNKNLYVDTDNLFKLPEDSFYIHDLIESEVYLGSVFFGKMIDIIKLQNNDVYVILNNNGEEVLIPAIQKYFDRIVPEVKKIYLSKEAEIFKDEN
- the trmD gene encoding tRNA (guanosine(37)-N1)-methyltransferase TrmD; amino-acid sequence: MRIDIISAVPDSLESTLKTSIIKRAVEKKSVEIFVHNLRDFAFNKHKQIDDKPFGGGPGMLLKPEPFFECIELLKKERNYNHIIFTTPKGKIYNQSLANKFSLAKNIMIIAGHYKGIDDRVREKFATDEISIGNFILSGGELLALVITDSIVRILPGAIGDSESMLNDSFMDGEIIEAPNFTRPAEYKGMKVPDVLLSGNEKEIKLWKEEQSKSLTENWKK
- the hutU gene encoding urocanate hydratase, which codes for MSTKNIKAPTGTKISCKGWIQEAALRMLMNNLDPDVAENPDELIVYGGSGKAARNWDAYNAIVESLKNLENDETLLVQSGKPVGIFQTHTNAPRVIISNSMLVPDWANWEEFRKLENLGLTMYGQMTAGSWIYIGTQGILQGTYETFAECARQHFNGTLEGKFLLTAGIGGMGGAQPLAATMNGAAFLGIDVDRSRLQKRIDTKYLDVIAENLDDALKIILDSKENKKAISVGLVGNAAEILPEILKRKIIPDILTDQTSAHDTLNGYVPMGMSFEEAKILRKENPSEYIKRAKHTIVKHVEAMLEFQKHGSITFDYGNNIRGEAKENGVSNAFDFPGFVPAYIRPLFCDGKGPFRWAALSGDPKDIYETDNAIIETFPENNALIRWIKMAQEKVAFQGLPARICWLGYGERAKMGKIFNQLVAEKKVKAPIVIGRDHLDCGSVASPYRETEAMKDGSDAIADWPILNALLNSIGGASWVSVHHGGGVGIGKSIHAGMVIVADGTKEAEERLNRVLTYDPGMGIIRHSDAGYERAINNAKQNNIKIPMMK
- the rplS gene encoding 50S ribosomal protein L19; amino-acid sequence: MDKLKELIGEQKTIDFPEFASGDKIKVHVRVIEGNKERIQPFEGDVISIRGTSTNRTFTVRKISSGVGVERIFPMNSPKIAKIELVRKGKVRRAKLYYLRNLAGKAARIKSKNI
- the rpsP gene encoding 30S ribosomal protein S16, with translation MAVKLRLLRMGKKRQPIYKVVAADVRSPRDGKYIEAIGSYNPKSDPASVELNEERVLYWLNCGAQPTITVKTLLNKEGILLKKELKKQGLAESEIASKFEEWKNVKNSVLADKKVKADNKKLEKAEAEKKKLAQELKEKEAELTEVKDTASGEVS
- a CDS encoding KH domain-containing protein — encoded protein: MKEFVEFIAKHLVDSPDGVSIQESIPNENTVELTLKVSADDVGKVIGKQGKTAQAMRTLLTAIAAKEGKRAILKILD
- a CDS encoding phosphoglycerate dehydrogenase yields the protein MKVLIADSLPEVYLEQLRKNNLEVIYNPKLGENDLPEAAKDVDIIVVRSTKVNEKTILESKSLNLVVRAGAGYNNINVAAANKRGVYVANCPGKNAHAVAELAIGLMISMDRQIPENVSDFRNGIWNKAKYSKAKGLNGKTLAIVGMGNIGKQVAIIANAIGMNVYGKDISRIEGVEYKDFSEFDQILPLADVISLHLPVTPQTKGMFDDKMFSYMKDGAILINTSRAEVINEEALIKAVKEKNIKVCLDVFNGEPEGKDGAVSSKLQELENVYVTHHIGASTEQAQNAVAAETVKIIMQYIESGTIAHWVNKAKSSNSYYQLSVKHYDKPGVLASIMDVLRQGNINIEEVENIIFDGGLVALCTMKLVDPATNNMLEAIRRNPNVLNVSHTAIN